A genomic region of Mycolicibacterium poriferae contains the following coding sequences:
- a CDS encoding extracellular solute-binding protein, with amino-acid sequence MRRIRFAGGRCRRAMALASAPLVAATLLSGCGSQGGPPTLTWYILPDNGGSEARARQCEDASGGAYQVRIEALPSTATAQREQMVRRLAARDSSIDLVSLDVVFTPEFANAGFLRPYTAEETSRLTAGMLPSPVETGMWDDQLFGLPYKSNTQLLWYRKSLADAAGVDPTSPTFTWDEMFKAAVGQNKKIAVQAQRYEGYMVWINALVLSAGGEVLKNVDAGRDAEPAMASPAGDKAAEIVGTIARSPAAPADLSNAAEEQARATFQSDAGMFMLNWPYVLAAARSAAEEGTLAQAVVDDIGWARYPRVQADRPSAPPLGGANLGIGAYSEHPDLAMQLVECINALPKATQYMLDEGEPSPYAASYDDPEIRAEYENADLIRESIAEGGPRPLTPFYTDISGAVTQTWHPPSSVTEQTPERTDQFMADVLAGRRLL; translated from the coding sequence ATGAGACGAATTCGATTCGCCGGGGGGCGGTGCCGCCGCGCGATGGCGCTGGCCAGCGCGCCCCTCGTGGCGGCAACGTTGTTGTCCGGCTGCGGCAGTCAGGGTGGCCCGCCGACGCTCACGTGGTACATCCTTCCCGACAACGGCGGGTCCGAGGCGAGGGCCCGGCAGTGCGAGGACGCCTCCGGCGGCGCCTATCAGGTCCGCATCGAAGCGCTCCCGAGCACCGCGACCGCCCAACGCGAGCAGATGGTCCGCCGCCTTGCCGCCCGCGACTCCTCGATCGATCTGGTGAGCCTCGACGTGGTGTTCACCCCGGAGTTCGCCAATGCCGGGTTCCTGCGTCCGTACACCGCCGAGGAGACCAGCCGGCTCACCGCCGGCATGCTGCCGTCGCCGGTGGAGACCGGGATGTGGGACGACCAACTGTTCGGGCTGCCCTACAAGTCGAACACCCAGTTGCTCTGGTACCGCAAGTCGCTGGCCGACGCGGCCGGGGTGGATCCGACGAGCCCGACGTTCACCTGGGACGAGATGTTCAAAGCCGCTGTGGGGCAGAACAAGAAGATCGCGGTGCAGGCCCAGCGCTACGAGGGTTACATGGTGTGGATCAATGCACTCGTGCTCTCCGCCGGCGGCGAGGTGCTCAAGAACGTCGACGCCGGCCGTGACGCCGAGCCCGCGATGGCCAGCCCGGCCGGAGACAAAGCCGCCGAGATCGTCGGAACGATCGCCCGGTCCCCTGCCGCACCGGCCGACCTGTCCAACGCCGCCGAGGAACAGGCGCGTGCCACCTTCCAGTCCGACGCCGGCATGTTCATGCTCAACTGGCCCTACGTGCTCGCCGCCGCGCGCAGCGCCGCCGAAGAAGGCACCCTGGCGCAGGCGGTGGTCGACGACATCGGGTGGGCACGTTACCCGCGGGTGCAGGCCGACCGGCCCAGCGCGCCACCGCTGGGCGGGGCCAACCTCGGCATCGGCGCCTACTCCGAGCATCCCGATCTGGCCATGCAGTTGGTCGAATGCATCAATGCGCTGCCCAAGGCCACGCAGTACATGCTCGACGAAGGCGAACCGTCGCCGTACGCCGCTTCGTACGACGACCCCGAGATCCGTGCGGAGTACGAAAACGCCGATCTGATCCGGGAATCCATCGCCGAGGGCGGACCGCGTCCGCTGACCCCGTTCTACACCGACATCTCCGGGGCCGTCACC
- a CDS encoding LacI family DNA-binding transcriptional regulator yields MIPRQTVNMTDVAQRCGVSIASVSRALRGEPGVSPATRDRIMSAARELAYVVSPEASRLSGGSTGRVGVVVPRIDAWFYATVLAGVAGEFDAVGVDLVLCTLPDSSARHRFFEALPLRRKVDAVIIVSVPLSARERTRLDQLGVPTVQVGGHHPTGGRPWVGIDDELAASQAVGHLLRIGHRDIAMIQAVDQEGTAWAADEARIRGFHDQMTAAGVAEPTVVRVPWGIDGGAHGMETLLSRSRLPSAVFCHSDEIALGALRTLRKAGVAVPQQISVIGVDDHPSAELSELTTVAQPVREQGRLAAVSVLGALQDDGGAMPARTTLPTRLVIRNSTAPPH; encoded by the coding sequence ATGATTCCCAGGCAGACGGTCAACATGACCGACGTCGCGCAGCGGTGCGGGGTCTCGATCGCGTCGGTGTCCCGTGCGCTCCGCGGCGAGCCCGGCGTCTCCCCCGCCACCAGAGACAGGATCATGTCCGCGGCGCGCGAATTGGCCTATGTGGTCTCGCCCGAGGCGTCCCGCCTGTCAGGGGGCTCCACCGGCCGCGTCGGCGTGGTGGTGCCGCGCATCGATGCCTGGTTCTACGCCACGGTGCTTGCCGGGGTGGCCGGTGAATTCGATGCCGTCGGTGTCGATCTGGTCCTGTGCACGCTGCCCGACTCGTCTGCCCGGCACCGATTCTTCGAAGCACTTCCGTTGCGGCGCAAGGTGGATGCGGTGATCATCGTGTCCGTCCCGCTGTCCGCGCGGGAACGCACCCGCCTGGACCAACTGGGCGTGCCGACCGTTCAGGTCGGGGGCCACCACCCGACGGGGGGCCGGCCCTGGGTCGGCATCGACGACGAACTGGCCGCGTCGCAGGCGGTGGGACACCTGCTGCGAATAGGCCACCGCGACATCGCCATGATCCAGGCTGTCGACCAGGAGGGCACCGCCTGGGCCGCGGATGAGGCCCGCATCCGTGGATTTCATGATCAGATGACGGCCGCCGGCGTGGCGGAGCCGACCGTCGTGCGGGTGCCGTGGGGTATCGACGGCGGCGCCCACGGCATGGAGACGCTGCTGAGCCGCTCCCGATTACCGTCGGCGGTGTTCTGCCACTCCGACGAGATCGCCCTCGGTGCGCTGCGCACCCTACGGAAAGCGGGAGTCGCAGTACCGCAGCAGATTTCGGTCATCGGCGTCGATGACCACCCGTCCGCCGAATTGAGTGAGCTGACCACGGTCGCGCAGCCGGTGCGCGAACAGGGGCGCCTCGCAGCCGTGAGCGTGCTCGGCGCCCTGCAGGACGACGGTGGCGCGATGCCGGCGCGCACCACGTTGCCGACTCGGCTGGTGATCCGGAACTCGACCGCCCCGCCGCACTGA
- a CDS encoding glycoside hydrolase family 13 protein: MHDSGTANVYATPRSTVPVPSPSWWQTAVVYQVYIRSFADGSGDGIGDVQGLRQRLPYLAELGVDAIWINPWYPSPMADAGYDVADYRDIEPSYGTLDEAQAAIAEAHTLGIKVLLDIVPNHTSDQHAWFRAALSGQPQARARYHVRPGRGAGGELPPNNWQSIFGGPAWTRLPDGDWYLHLFAPGQPDLNWEHPEVRAEFEDILAFWFDRGVDGFRIDVAHGLVKKAGLPDTVSAAPGSLVESNEGHPAWDQDGVHEIYRGWRAVADRYAPERIFIAEAWVGSNERLARYLRPDELHTAFQFDFLRTPWRAEVMRAVIDDAIGAAATVGAPPTWVLSNHDVTRTVTRFARSQPEHLVGTDWERNRWADEDPDHALGRKRARAAALVQLALPGTAYVYQGEELALEEIEDLPDDVRQDPTWAQSGFTDVGRDGCRIPLPWTDTAPPYGFAAESGSATWLPQPAHWGEHSVEAQERDPDSTLNLYRAALALRRTMWRDAGDVKWLTVAPDVAAFERGGAQCWVNTGDADVALPDVATVALASAPGVDRVLPPDCAVWLHSGTPTD, translated from the coding sequence ATGCACGACTCTGGTACCGCAAACGTTTACGCAACGCCGAGGAGTACCGTGCCCGTCCCGAGCCCGTCGTGGTGGCAGACCGCCGTCGTCTACCAGGTCTACATCCGCAGCTTCGCCGACGGAAGCGGAGACGGTATCGGCGACGTCCAGGGGCTGCGGCAGCGATTGCCGTATCTCGCCGAGCTGGGTGTCGACGCGATCTGGATCAACCCGTGGTACCCCTCGCCGATGGCCGATGCCGGCTACGACGTCGCCGACTACCGCGATATCGAGCCGAGCTACGGCACGCTCGACGAGGCACAGGCAGCCATTGCCGAGGCCCACACGCTGGGGATCAAGGTGCTTCTGGACATCGTGCCCAACCACACCTCCGATCAGCATGCATGGTTTCGCGCGGCACTCTCCGGACAGCCCCAGGCCCGCGCGCGTTATCACGTGCGGCCGGGACGCGGGGCGGGCGGCGAACTGCCGCCGAACAACTGGCAGAGCATCTTCGGCGGACCGGCATGGACGCGGCTACCTGACGGCGACTGGTACCTGCACCTGTTCGCTCCCGGACAGCCGGACCTGAACTGGGAACACCCCGAGGTCCGTGCCGAGTTCGAGGACATCCTGGCGTTCTGGTTCGACCGCGGCGTGGACGGGTTCCGTATCGACGTGGCGCACGGACTGGTGAAGAAGGCCGGCCTGCCCGACACGGTCTCGGCGGCGCCCGGATCACTGGTCGAGAGCAACGAGGGACACCCGGCGTGGGACCAGGACGGCGTGCACGAGATCTACCGCGGCTGGCGTGCCGTCGCCGACCGGTATGCGCCCGAGCGCATCTTCATCGCCGAGGCGTGGGTGGGCAGCAACGAGCGGCTGGCCCGCTACCTGCGACCCGATGAGCTGCACACCGCCTTTCAGTTCGACTTCCTGCGGACCCCGTGGCGAGCCGAGGTGATGCGCGCGGTGATCGACGACGCGATCGGCGCCGCCGCGACCGTCGGCGCCCCGCCGACGTGGGTGCTGTCCAACCACGACGTGACCAGGACCGTGACCCGCTTCGCCCGGTCACAACCCGAGCATCTCGTCGGCACGGATTGGGAGCGCAACCGCTGGGCCGACGAGGACCCCGACCACGCCCTGGGCCGCAAGCGTGCCCGCGCCGCGGCGTTGGTGCAGCTGGCGCTGCCCGGTACCGCTTACGTGTACCAGGGTGAGGAACTGGCCCTGGAGGAGATCGAGGACCTTCCTGATGACGTGCGCCAGGACCCCACCTGGGCGCAGTCCGGCTTCACCGACGTTGGCCGGGACGGCTGCCGGATCCCGCTGCCGTGGACCGACACCGCCCCGCCCTACGGGTTCGCCGCCGAGTCGGGCTCGGCGACCTGGTTGCCCCAGCCGGCGCACTGGGGTGAGCACAGTGTCGAGGCGCAGGAACGTGACCCCGACTCGACGCTGAACCTGTATCGCGCCGCCCTGGCGCTGCGCCGGACGATGTGGCGCGACGCCGGTGACGTCAAGTGGCTGACCGTCGCACCGGACGTCGCGGCGTTCGAACGCGGCGGCGCGCAGTGCTGGGTGAACACCGGCGACGCCGACGTCGCGCTACCCGACGTCGCCACCGTGGCGCTCGCCTCGGCGCCGGGGGTCGATCGGGTGTTGCCGCCCGACTGTGCGGTGTGGTTGCACAGCGGTACCCCGACGGACTGA
- a CDS encoding Acg family FMN-binding oxidoreductase: MSGSFPDPATLRSALALAGRAPSVHNSQPWQWRVEGERIHLYANPDLLLPHTDPDARDLMLSCGAALNHCVVALAALDWQTRVHRLPDPADPNHLAVIEPYPYPAADLDITLAAAIPRRRTDRRHYSSWPVPRGDIALMGARAARAGVILRRVEDLATLRALVTEAAFRHRSDREYLAELAVWSGRYASTAGVPARSVPGPDGVARVPARDFAGGVLAHNANTQGVDDNAAVLALGTVEDDPLSRLRAGEATSLVLLTATAQGLASCPITEPLEVVETRAAVRADVFGAEGHPQMLLRIGWAPVNADPLPSTPRRALSDYVSDLDNASGLGDTSDLDDTTTA; encoded by the coding sequence ATGAGTGGCTCCTTTCCCGACCCCGCGACTCTGCGGTCCGCGTTGGCCCTCGCCGGCCGGGCGCCGTCGGTGCACAATTCGCAGCCCTGGCAGTGGCGGGTGGAGGGCGAGCGCATCCACCTGTATGCCAACCCCGATCTGCTGCTGCCGCACACCGACCCCGACGCCCGCGACCTGATGCTCAGTTGCGGTGCGGCACTGAATCACTGCGTGGTGGCGTTGGCCGCACTCGACTGGCAGACCCGCGTGCACCGGCTGCCAGACCCTGCCGACCCGAACCATCTGGCCGTCATCGAGCCCTACCCTTATCCCGCGGCGGATCTGGACATCACGCTGGCCGCCGCCATTCCGCGCCGGCGCACCGACCGCCGCCATTACAGCTCGTGGCCGGTTCCGCGCGGCGACATCGCGCTGATGGGCGCGCGGGCGGCCCGCGCCGGCGTGATCCTGCGCCGCGTGGAGGATCTGGCCACGTTACGTGCGCTGGTCACCGAGGCCGCGTTCCGGCACCGCTCGGATCGGGAGTACCTCGCCGAGCTGGCGGTCTGGAGCGGACGCTATGCATCGACGGCCGGGGTTCCGGCTCGCAGCGTGCCGGGGCCGGACGGGGTCGCGCGCGTCCCCGCGCGCGACTTCGCCGGCGGTGTACTGGCGCACAACGCGAACACCCAGGGCGTCGATGACAACGCCGCCGTGCTGGCGCTGGGAACCGTCGAGGACGATCCGCTGTCTCGCCTGCGGGCGGGCGAGGCCACCAGCCTGGTGTTGCTCACTGCGACGGCACAGGGGCTGGCCAGCTGCCCGATCACCGAGCCGCTGGAGGTCGTGGAAACCCGGGCGGCCGTGCGCGCCGACGTCTTCGGCGCCGAGGGCCATCCGCAGATGCTGCTGCGCATCGGGTGGGCGCCGGTCAACGCCGACCCGCTGCCTTCCACACCACGCCGCGCGCTGTCGGACTACGTCTCAGACCTGGACAACGCTTCCGGGCTCGGCGACACCTCCGACCTCGACGACACGACGACCGCCTGA
- the dosR gene encoding hypoxia response regulator transcription factor DosR/DevR, which translates to MVKVFLVDDHEVVRRGLVDLLSSDPELEVVGEAGSVSEALARIPALQPDVAVLDVRLPDGNGIELCRDLLSRLPDLRCLMLTSFTSDEAMLDAILAGASGYVVKDIKGMELAQAIKEVGAGRSLLDNRAAAALMAKLRGEGEERDPLSGLTDQERVLLDLLGEGLTNKQIAARMFLAEKTVKNYVSRLLAKLGMERRTQAAVFVSKLERHHRPEME; encoded by the coding sequence ATGGTGAAGGTTTTCCTGGTAGACGACCACGAAGTAGTACGGCGGGGGCTGGTCGACCTGCTCAGCAGTGATCCCGAACTCGAGGTCGTCGGCGAGGCGGGGTCGGTGTCCGAGGCGTTGGCCCGCATCCCGGCTCTGCAGCCCGATGTGGCGGTCCTCGACGTCCGCCTGCCCGACGGCAACGGCATCGAGCTGTGCCGCGACCTGTTGTCGCGGTTACCCGACCTGCGGTGCCTGATGCTGACGTCGTTCACCTCCGACGAGGCGATGCTCGACGCGATTCTGGCCGGCGCCAGCGGCTATGTGGTCAAGGACATCAAAGGCATGGAGCTCGCCCAAGCCATCAAAGAGGTCGGCGCCGGCCGGTCCCTGCTCGACAACCGCGCCGCGGCAGCGCTGATGGCGAAACTGCGCGGCGAAGGCGAGGAGCGCGACCCGCTGTCAGGTCTGACCGATCAGGAACGCGTCCTGCTCGATCTGCTCGGCGAAGGGCTGACGAACAAGCAGATCGCCGCCCGGATGTTCCTGGCGGAGAAGACCGTCAAGAACTACGTGTCGCGCCTGTTGGCCAAACTCGGCATGGAACGCCGGACGCAGGCGGCGGTGTTCGTGTCCAAACTCGAACGGCATCATCGCCCCGAGATGGAGTGA
- a CDS encoding universal stress protein, with translation MLDSAATTSVVVAIDGSASAVDAALWAVDEALDRDVPLRFVYVIEPARPDVADSQDIARRLATAEVAVRYAVTAVESTETPVKMEVEILQGAVVPTLLEASRPAALLCVGARGLRHATEGRIGSTAATLAASAHCPVAVVRAHRPHRPGERAVVIEIDDNAAGSTVLQRGLAAARRRHAPVRVLTPTRMHGDIQDPWERRLAEWRRSYPDLDLTTVNMRGDILDYLAGHAGSIQLVVTSRQRPGGVTPLVNAPGNTALRDTDCSILVCEPHNAL, from the coding sequence ATGCTAGACAGCGCCGCCACCACCAGTGTCGTGGTCGCCATCGACGGTTCGGCGTCGGCCGTCGACGCCGCGCTGTGGGCGGTGGACGAGGCCCTCGATCGCGACGTGCCGTTGCGCTTCGTCTACGTCATCGAGCCCGCCCGCCCGGACGTCGCCGACTCCCAGGACATCGCGCGCCGGCTGGCCACCGCCGAGGTGGCGGTGCGCTATGCGGTGACCGCCGTGGAGTCGACCGAGACCCCGGTGAAGATGGAAGTCGAGATCCTGCAGGGCGCCGTGGTCCCGACGCTGCTGGAAGCGTCCCGTCCAGCGGCGCTGCTCTGTGTCGGGGCCCGCGGCCTGCGCCACGCCACCGAAGGGCGCATCGGTTCGACCGCCGCCACGCTGGCGGCTTCTGCGCACTGCCCCGTCGCCGTCGTCCGCGCGCACCGCCCGCACCGTCCCGGCGAACGCGCGGTGGTCATCGAGATCGACGACAACGCCGCCGGCAGCACGGTGTTGCAGCGCGGTCTGGCGGCAGCGCGGCGTCGTCATGCGCCGGTGCGGGTCCTGACTCCGACCCGGATGCACGGGGACATCCAGGATCCGTGGGAGCGCCGCCTTGCCGAATGGCGGCGCAGCTACCCCGATCTGGACCTCACCACCGTGAACATGCGGGGCGACATCCTGGACTACCTGGCCGGACATGCCGGCTCGATCCAGCTCGTGGTGACCAGCCGACAGCGGCCCGGGGGCGTCACCCCGCTCGTCAACGCGCCGGGCAATACCGCGCTGCGGGACACCGACTGTTCGATACTGGTGTGCGAACCGCACAACGCACTGTGA
- a CDS encoding Acg family FMN-binding oxidoreductase yields the protein MTATQVRTELITEALRLACRAPSLHNSQPWRWVLTDDSVELFADPERFVRGADATGREALISCGAVLHHFRTAMAAAGWDTAVTRFPTADDPLHLASVQFTAARSVTEEQRGRADAILLRHTDRLPFVAPPDPEALMHALSAVAENHAVRLDVLSEDVHEFLAEASHLTEALRRYDAEYHTELSWWTADFVSDDGIPRTSLVTATESDRVQIGRNFPVVARTERRAEILDDRAAVLVLSTLDESRESILRCGEALSALLLNATEAGLSSCTLTHITEMAQGREVVAALVGTGTLPHVIVRLGQAPALAETPPPTPRRPIEHVLRIERSRPC from the coding sequence ATGACCGCGACGCAGGTCCGCACCGAGCTGATCACCGAGGCTCTGCGGCTGGCCTGTCGGGCTCCGTCTCTGCACAACAGCCAACCGTGGCGCTGGGTGTTGACCGACGACTCGGTCGAGTTGTTCGCCGACCCCGAACGTTTCGTCCGCGGAGCGGACGCCACCGGACGCGAGGCGCTGATCAGTTGCGGCGCTGTCCTGCACCACTTCCGCACCGCGATGGCCGCGGCCGGGTGGGACACCGCCGTGACCCGGTTCCCCACCGCCGACGATCCGCTGCATCTGGCCAGCGTGCAGTTCACCGCAGCCCGGTCGGTCACCGAGGAGCAGCGGGGCCGCGCCGACGCGATCCTGCTCCGCCACACCGACCGCCTGCCCTTCGTGGCCCCACCGGACCCCGAGGCCCTGATGCACGCACTCAGTGCGGTCGCCGAGAACCACGCCGTGCGACTCGACGTCCTGTCCGAAGACGTGCACGAATTCCTCGCCGAGGCGTCCCACCTGACCGAGGCGTTGCGCCGCTACGACGCCGAGTATCACACCGAACTCAGCTGGTGGACAGCCGATTTCGTCTCCGATGACGGAATCCCGAGAACCTCGCTGGTCACGGCGACGGAAAGCGACCGGGTGCAGATCGGCCGCAACTTCCCCGTCGTCGCGCGCACCGAGCGACGCGCGGAGATCCTCGACGACCGGGCGGCGGTGTTGGTGCTGTCCACCCTCGACGAGAGCCGGGAGAGCATCCTGCGCTGCGGTGAAGCACTGTCGGCGCTGCTGCTCAACGCCACCGAGGCAGGGCTGTCGAGCTGCACGCTGACCCACATCACCGAGATGGCCCAGGGACGCGAGGTGGTGGCCGCCCTGGTGGGCACCGGGACGCTGCCGCACGTCATCGTCCGGCTGGGACAGGCGCCCGCGCTGGCGGAGACACCACCACCCACCCCCCGGAGGCCGATCGAACACGTGCTGCGTATCGAGAGGAGCCGACCATGCTAG
- a CDS encoding GAF domain-containing sensor histidine kinase — translation MGQKSESGGPARPVRDTLSQLRLRELLSEVQDRVEQIVQGRDRLDGLVEAMLVVTSGLELDDTLRTIVHTAIELVDAEYGALGVRGYDDELVEFIYEGIDEATRDQIGHLPEGRGVLGALLVNPKPIRLDNISSHASSVGFPPHHPPMRTFLGVPVRIRDEVFGNLYLTDKRGGTPFSEDDEVLVQALAAAAGIAIDNARLYEQARARQSWIAATRDIGTQLLSGADPATVFRSVAEETQQLSGATTTFVAIPMDPDQPADEVTELVVIAVAGEDAGVASAPIPVAGTVIGTAFANRAPDRFTGVDVGTGPQGGPALVLPLRTTDSVAGVLVAVRAVGAQPFRVDELDMMSAFADQAALAWQLASTQHRMRELSILTDRDRIARDLHDHVIQRLFAVGLSLQGTIARARSAELQQRLSTSIDDLQDVIQDIRTTIFDLHGGSSGITRLRQRLDEAVSAFPGSGVRTSTQYVGPLSVIDASLADHAEAVVREAVSNVVRHAGATALTVTVTVEDDLVIEVVDNGRGIDADITGSGLTNLRRRAEELGGSFAVVASADGGTCLTWRAPLP, via the coding sequence GTGGGGCAGAAATCCGAGTCCGGGGGGCCGGCGCGACCGGTGCGGGACACGTTGTCCCAGCTGCGGCTGCGCGAACTGCTCAGCGAGGTGCAGGACCGGGTCGAGCAGATCGTCCAGGGCCGGGACCGCCTCGATGGGCTGGTCGAGGCCATGCTGGTCGTCACCTCCGGTCTCGAACTCGACGACACGCTGCGCACCATCGTGCACACCGCGATCGAGCTCGTCGACGCCGAATACGGGGCGCTGGGCGTGCGCGGCTACGACGACGAGTTGGTGGAATTCATCTACGAGGGGATCGACGAGGCGACCAGAGACCAGATCGGTCACCTCCCCGAGGGGCGTGGTGTGCTGGGCGCGCTGCTGGTCAACCCCAAACCCATTCGCCTGGACAACATCTCCAGTCACGCGTCGTCGGTGGGGTTTCCGCCGCATCATCCGCCCATGCGCACGTTCCTCGGTGTGCCCGTGCGCATCCGCGACGAGGTGTTCGGCAACCTCTACCTGACCGACAAGCGTGGCGGAACACCGTTCAGCGAGGACGACGAGGTCCTGGTGCAGGCGCTGGCCGCGGCGGCCGGGATCGCCATCGACAATGCCCGCCTCTACGAGCAGGCCAGGGCTCGACAGTCCTGGATTGCCGCCACCCGTGACATCGGCACCCAACTGCTCTCGGGCGCCGACCCCGCGACGGTCTTCCGCTCGGTCGCCGAAGAGACCCAGCAGCTCAGCGGTGCGACGACGACCTTCGTGGCGATACCCATGGATCCCGACCAGCCGGCCGACGAGGTCACCGAGCTGGTCGTGATCGCGGTGGCAGGGGAGGACGCCGGCGTCGCCTCGGCCCCGATACCGGTGGCCGGGACGGTGATCGGCACTGCGTTCGCCAACCGCGCGCCCGACAGGTTCACCGGTGTCGATGTCGGCACGGGACCGCAGGGCGGACCGGCGCTGGTGCTTCCGTTACGCACCACCGACTCGGTGGCCGGAGTCCTCGTGGCGGTGAGAGCCGTTGGTGCGCAACCATTTCGGGTGGATGAGCTGGACATGATGTCGGCGTTCGCCGATCAGGCGGCGTTGGCGTGGCAACTGGCCAGCACGCAGCATCGGATGCGCGAGCTCAGCATCCTGACCGACCGGGACCGCATCGCCCGAGACCTGCACGACCACGTGATCCAGCGCCTGTTCGCCGTCGGGTTGTCGCTGCAGGGGACAATCGCGCGGGCCCGTTCGGCCGAATTGCAGCAGCGGCTGTCCACCTCCATCGACGATCTCCAGGACGTCATCCAGGACATTCGGACCACGATCTTCGACCTGCACGGTGGCTCGTCGGGCATCACCCGGCTCCGGCAGCGTCTCGACGAGGCGGTGTCGGCGTTCCCCGGCTCGGGGGTCCGGACCTCGACGCAGTACGTCGGACCCCTGTCGGTCATCGACGCATCGCTTGCCGACCACGCCGAGGCAGTGGTGCGCGAAGCGGTCAGCAACGTCGTCCGCCACGCCGGGGCCACCGCGCTGACGGTGACGGTGACGGTGGAGGACGATCTGGTGATCGAGGTGGTCGACAACGGGCGCGGGATCGACGCCGACATCACCGGCAGCGGTCTGACCAACCTGCGGCGTCGCGCCGAGGAACTGGGCGGTTCCTTCGCCGTGGTGGCCTCCGCCGACGGCGGTACCTGCCTGACCTGGCGGGCTCCGCTGCCCTGA
- a CDS encoding GAF and ANTAR domain-containing protein, protein MNDQAGLEAAHLRVAELVQGLHNRPDTDSDTVVAELAEHAAAEIPGAQYAGITLTRNAKHIDTPAATHYWPVLLDKIQQRHLEGPCLTAAWDEKTVHVPDMEAEERFPDYRRDALAETPIRSIMAFQLFIAGESLGALNIYAEEPHAFSAEARTLGLIFAAHSSVAWNSARRDEQFQRALSSRDVIGQAKGMIMERYRVDAVQAFEVLRKLSQDSNVPLLQIASELVENGANGA, encoded by the coding sequence GTGAACGATCAAGCCGGCTTAGAGGCGGCGCACCTTCGGGTGGCCGAGCTGGTGCAAGGTCTGCACAACAGGCCCGATACCGATTCGGACACGGTGGTGGCGGAGTTGGCCGAACACGCCGCGGCCGAGATCCCGGGTGCGCAATACGCGGGGATCACGCTGACGCGCAACGCCAAGCACATCGACACGCCGGCGGCGACCCATTACTGGCCGGTGCTGCTGGACAAGATCCAGCAGCGCCATCTCGAGGGCCCGTGCCTGACCGCGGCCTGGGACGAGAAGACCGTCCACGTTCCCGACATGGAGGCCGAGGAACGCTTCCCCGACTACCGCCGCGACGCGCTGGCCGAGACGCCGATCCGCTCGATCATGGCTTTTCAGCTTTTCATCGCCGGTGAATCCCTCGGCGCGCTGAACATCTACGCCGAAGAGCCCCATGCGTTCTCCGCGGAGGCCCGTACGCTCGGGCTGATCTTCGCCGCGCATTCGTCGGTGGCGTGGAACTCGGCACGCCGTGACGAGCAGTTCCAGCGGGCTCTGTCGAGCCGCGACGTCATCGGCCAGGCCAAGGGCATGATCATGGAGCGCTACCGGGTCGATGCGGTGCAGGCCTTCGAGGTCCTGCGCAAGCTCTCCCAGGATTCCAACGTGCCGTTGCTGCAGATCGCCAGTGAATTGGTGGAGAACGGGGCGAACGGGGCCTGA
- a CDS encoding DUF1990 family protein: MKLDELAGKPLTYTEVGATATTMPAGYHHLRKSSVIGRGRDRFEQAAAAGMRWGMLRGAGLRVDAAEPVADVGCDVLVHLGPVKAPCRVVYVVDEQDRRGFAYGTLPGHAESGEELFLVSYDPVTTEVRAQVAAFSRHATWWSRLGAPVTSLVQRLVTNRYLRAL; this comes from the coding sequence GTGAAGCTCGACGAGCTGGCCGGGAAGCCGCTGACCTACACCGAGGTGGGAGCCACCGCGACCACGATGCCCGCCGGCTACCACCACCTGCGCAAATCGTCGGTGATCGGCCGCGGCCGGGATCGGTTCGAGCAGGCCGCGGCGGCGGGGATGCGGTGGGGCATGCTGCGCGGCGCCGGGCTGCGGGTCGACGCCGCCGAGCCGGTCGCCGATGTCGGCTGTGACGTGCTGGTCCACCTGGGCCCGGTGAAGGCGCCGTGCCGGGTGGTCTACGTGGTCGACGAGCAGGATCGGCGGGGTTTCGCCTACGGGACGCTGCCTGGGCACGCGGAGTCGGGCGAGGAGCTGTTCCTGGTGTCCTATGACCCCGTGACCACCGAGGTGCGGGCGCAGGTGGCGGCGTTCTCCCGGCACGCGACGTGGTGGAGCAGGCTGGGCGCGCCGGTGACGTCGCTGGTGCAGCGGCTGGTCACCAACCGTTACCTGCGCGCGCTGTGA